A region of Diospyros lotus cultivar Yz01 chromosome 3, ASM1463336v1, whole genome shotgun sequence DNA encodes the following proteins:
- the LOC127796663 gene encoding retrovirus-related Pol polyprotein from transposon RE1 isoform X2: MADFSTTSATSNIAPSAARSVLPSPSPISVDHHTLQITQHKLTGTNYREWSQSVMLVMKGKGKMGYLTGGTTQPDADTPEYSTWDAENSIVMAWIINSMEPKIGRTYLFYKIAKEVWDAVQSLYSDMENTAQCFEVRSALRTTRQGNNSVTDYYNILSELWQEIDLYYDINWECTKDGVRHAKMVEKERVFDFLQGLNFDLDEVRGRLLGIKPFHSIKEASAEVRREESRKRVMMHTTTEVNNQGGSALAVSKQRITAPRGDHTRDKSWCDHCKKPNHTKENCWKLHGRPANWKGRNQNQKKPQLAYAADTEEGTSITLTSNQLEILQQVLNQTRVTKPTDSEEVSNPTASHVKQGIVYDCYLSKLLNKNDWIIDTGASDHMTRSRCGMMDYKCCEKNIRVTMADGAISHVEGPRFGEDDWQC, from the exons ATGGCCGATTTCTCAACCACCAGTGCAACCTCCAATATCGCGCCTTCCGCAGCACGATCAGTTCTTCCATCCCCTTCGCCTATCTCAGTAGACCATCATACCCTTCAAATCACACAACATAAGCTTACCGGAACCAATTATCGGGAATGGTCTCAGTCGGTTATGTTGGTGATGAAAGGAAAAGGCAAGATGGGTTATCTCACAGGCGGAACAACACAACCAGATGCTGATACACCCGAGTATAGTACCtgggatgctgaaaactccATAGTGATGGCTTGGATCATCAATTctatggagccaaagatagggAGAACCTACCTATTCTATAAGATAGCCAAGGAAGTGTGGGATGCCGTTCAAAGTTTGTATTCGGATATGGAAAATACAGCACAATGCTTTGAGGTAAGATCGGCCTTAAGAACCACCCGCCAAGGTAACAACTCGGTCACTGATTACTACAATATTCTATCTGAACTATGGCAAGAGATAGATCTATATTATGATATAAACTGGGAGTGTACAAAAGATGGAGTGAGGCATGCTAAGATGGTCGAGAAGGAGCGGGTGTTTGATTTCTTGCAGGGACTAAACTTTGACTTAGATGAAGTCAGAGGACGACTCCTAGGGATAAAACCTTTTCATTCCATCAAGGAGGCCTCTGCCGAAGTAAGGAGGGAAGAAAGCAGAAAAAGGGTGATGATGCACACAACAACAGAAGTTAACAATCAGGGTGGATCAGCACTTGCAGTCTCCAAACAAAGGATAACAGCACCTCGAGGAGATCATACAAGAGATAAATCTTGGTGCGATCATTGCAAGAAACCAAACCACACCAAAGAAAACTGCTGGAAGTTACATGGAAGGCCAGCTAATTGGAAGGGGAGAAACCAGAATCAGAAAAAACCACAACTAGCCTATGCAGCAGATACAGAAGAAGGTACAAGTATCACCCTAACGTCCAACCAGTTGGAAATTCTGCAACAAGTTTTAAACCAAACAAGGGTTACAAAACCCACTGATTCTGAGGAAGTATCAAACCCAACAGCCTCCCATGTAAAACAAGGTATAGTTTATGATTGTTATCTGTCTAAGCTGCTTAATAAGAATGATTGGATTATTGACACGGGAGCTTCCGACCATATGACCAGATCTCGTTGTGGTATGATGGATTACAAATGTTGTGAGAAGAATATTAGGGTAACTATGGCAGATGGTGCAATATCACATGTTGAAG GACCTCGtttcggggaagatgattggcaatgctaa